One stretch of Prunus persica cultivar Lovell chromosome G1, Prunus_persica_NCBIv2, whole genome shotgun sequence DNA includes these proteins:
- the LOC18792002 gene encoding uncharacterized protein LOC18792002, whose protein sequence is MGRMWMRRILLRQNSLPLLKPPMACLLTPATLQKPISSPFLKPSPPTLAPLASSHRRSLSTATACSLPDPLVSLDGISSYFGGDDGVGTSNKGLKVLLKGMTYDELEKWVQSHGYRPGQALMLWKRLYGNGIWAHHSDQLEGLNKDFKKMLSENAEFKALSLKQVITAADGTRKILFTLEDGLVIETVVIPSDSSRNTVCVSSQVGCAMNCQFCYTGRMGLRRHLTAAEIVEQAVFARCLLTNEVGDITNVVFMGMGEPLQNIDNVLKATDIMLHDQGLHFSPRKITVSTSGLVPQLRRFLKASNCALAVSLNATTDEVRNWIMPINRKYNIGLLLQTLREELRFKNNYKVLFEYVMLAGVNDSIEDARRLADLVRGIPCKINLLSFNPHGGSQFRPTSDEKMIEFRNLLAEAGCVVFLRSSRGDDQMAACGQLGNPGAIQAPLLRVPEQFKMAMEVSL, encoded by the exons ATGGGTCGTATGTGGATGAGACGGATCCTACTCAGACAAAACTCTCTACCTCTGCTGAAGCCTCCCATGGCCTGCTTGTTAACGCCTGCGACACTCCAAAAGCCCATCTCCTCTCCCTTTCTGAAACCATCACCACCAACTCTAGCTCCTCTTGCCTCGTCCCACCGTCGCTCTCTTTCAACAGCAACAGCTTGTTCTCTTCCGGATCCTCTCGTTTCCCTCGATGGAATTTCTTCCTATTTTG GAGGAGATGACGGCGTTGGAACTTCAAACAAGGGCTTGAAGGTTCTTCTCAAGGGCATGACATACGATGAGCTTGAA AAATGGGTTCAGTCTCATGGCTACAGGCCTGGCCAGGCTTTAATGCTATGGAAACGTCTCTATGGGAACGGTATTTGGGCGCATCATAGTGATCAGCTGGAAG GCTTGAATAAAGATTTTAAGAAGATGTTGAGTGAGAATGCTGAATTCAAGGCATTGTCTTTGAAACAAGTTATTACCGCCGCTGATGGAACTAGGAAG ATTTTGTTCACTTTGGAAGATGGATTGGTGATAGAAACTGTTGTCATACCTTCCGATAGTAGCAGGAATACTGTTTGTGTTTCAAGTCAAGTGGGCTGTGCCATGAATTGTCAGTTCTGCTACACTGGCAG GATGGGTTTAAGAAGACATCTGACTGCTGCCGAGATTGTGGAGCAGGCTGTCTTTGCACGGTGCCTGCTTACAAATGAAGTTGGTGACATTACAAATGTTGTATTTATG GGAATGGGAGAACCACTTCAGAACATTGACAATGTTCTTAAAGCTACAGACATAATGCTGCATGATCAAGGCCTTCATTTCAGTCCTCGCAAGATCACTGTTTCAACAAGTGGGCTTGTCCCCCAGCTGAGGCGTTTCCTCAAAGCATCTAATTGTGCTTTAGCTGTTAGTTTGAATGCAACGACTGATGAG GTCAGAAACTGGATCATGCCAATTAACCGGAAATATAACATAGGCTTGCTTCTTCAGACCCTTAGGGAGGAACTTCGCTTCAAGAATAACTACAAAGTTCTTTTTGAATATGTAATGCTTGCAGGAGTTAATGATAG CATTGAGGATGCAAGGAGGCTTGCTGATCTTGTTCGGGGAATTCCATGCAAGATCAATCTTCTCTCATTTAATCCTCATGGCGGATCCCAATTCAGACCAACCAGTGACGAGAAGATGATTGAGTTTCGAAATCTTTTGGCTGAAGCAGGGTGTGTTGTCTTCTTGCGGTCGAGTAGAGGTGATGATCAGATGGCTGCTTGTGGTCAGCTTGGAAATCCTGGTGCAATCCAGGCTCCCTTACTCCGTGTGCCAGAGCAATTCAAAATGGCAATGGAAGTGTCTCTGTGA
- the LOC18789518 gene encoding polygalacturonase 1 beta-like protein 3, with the protein YSSFHKQRYVQIQVTFATASSGESPFTPKAHLIRYWNKAVQNDAQKPSFLLSKASPLTAVDSAAFAQLAAQNALSTRLQEFCSSANLLCFPDVGQSLENHDGDTNFTAYSTKNFTNYGTARWAGVDSFKNYSVGDTSQVDSFRRYSRDSVNHTDDFNSYGPEANLVDQSFNSYATGAIAGTGEFKNYADSVNVPNLRFNSYSDDSTGRAHAFTAYSENANAGDQSFTSYSKHGNGAPNEFTGYGTDANSVGSGFTGYSEAVNGADDKFNNYGNDQNNPQNKFKSYGDSSNAAVETFTSYRDSANVGDDSFQSYAKNSDGEKVNFVNYGKSFEVGSDKFTGYGKGARGESVGFKIYGVNNSFSDYAKNESITFKGYTKLSGSLVKRRVEPGKFFRESMLKKGIVMPMPNIQDKMPKRSFLPQFISSKLPFATSKIYELKRIFQAPDNSTMEKIMLDALEECERAPSAGETKRCVASAEDMIDFATSVLGTNVVVRTTDNVNGSSHEVLIGSVKGINGGNVTKSVSCHQSLFPYLLYYCHSVPKVRVYEADLLDPISKAKINHGVAICHLDTSAWSPTHGAFVALGSGPGRIEVCHWIFQNDMTWAVADR; encoded by the coding sequence TATTCATCCTTTCACAAACAACGTTATGTCCAAATCCAGGTTACTTTCGCGACGGCCAGCTCAGGGGAAAGCCCATTTACGCCCAAGGCCCATCTGATTCGGTACTGGAACAAAGCGGTCCAAAACGACGCACAGAAACCATCGTTTCTGCTCTCAAAGGCCTCGCCATTGACCGCAGTCGACTCGGCGGCTTTTGCACAACTCGCAGCTCAGAACGCTCTCTCGACTCGGCTGCAGGAGTTCTGTTCTTCCGCCAACCTCCTCTGCTTCCCTGATGTGGGCCAGAGCCTCGAAAATCATGACGGCGACACGAACTTCACCGCCTACTCGACCAAGAACTTCACAAACTACGGGACGGCTCGATGGGCAGGAGTCGACTCGTTCAAGAACTACTCAGTCGGCGACACTTCGCAAGTCGACTCATTCAGGCGTTACAGCCGCGACTCAGTCAACCACACGGATGATTTCAACAGCTACGGCCCGGAAGCCAACCTGGTGGACCAGAGCTTCAACAGCTACGCCACCGGAGCCATAGCAGGAACTGGGGAGTTCAAAAACTACGCCGACTCGGTGAACGTTCCCAACCTCCGATTCAACTCGTACTCGGATGATTCCACAGGGCGGGCCCACGCCTTCACTGCCTACAGTGAGAACGCCAACGCCGGCGACCAATCATTTACAAGCTACTCCAAACACGGAAACGGGGCCCCGAACGAGTTCACAGGCTACGGCACGGACGCAAATTCCGTCGGATCCGGGTTCACGGGTTACAGCGAGGCGGTGAATGGCGCCGATGACAAGTTCAATAATTACGGAAACGACCAGAACAATCCGCAGAACAAGTTCAAGAGCTATGGCGACAGCAGCAATGCGGCAGTGGAGACTTTCACCAGCTACAGAGACAGTGCCAACGTGGGTGACGACTCGTTTCAGTCGTACGCCAAGAACTCCGACGGCGAGAAGGTCAATTTCGTCAATTACGGCAAGTCGTTCGAAGTCGGGTCGGATAAGTTTACCGGGTACGGTAAGGGTGCCCGTGGAGAGTCTGTCGGGTTCAAGATCTACGGTGTGAACAATTCTTTCTCAGACTACGCAAAGAATGAGAGCATAACGTTCAAAGGCTACACAAAACTCAGTGGCAGTTTGGTAAAAAGGAGGGTTGAGCCGGGCAAATTCTTCCGGGAGTCCATGCTCAAGAAGGGGATAGTGATGCCCATGCCTAACATCCAAGATAAGATGCCCAAAAGGTCGTTTTTGCCCCAGTTCATTTCTTCAAAATTACCTTTTGCCACTTCCAAAATTTACGAGCTCAAGCGAATTTTCCAGGCGCCTGATAACTCCACCATGGAGAAGATCATGCTGGACGCCTTGGAAGAATGCGAGAGAGCTCCGAGCGCTGGCGAGACAAAACGCTGCGTTGCGTCGGCTGAGGATATGATCGACTTTGCAACCTCAGTTCTAGGCACAAACGTCGTCGTTCGCACCACGGACAACGTCAACGGATCAAGCCACGAAGTTTTGATTGGATCGGTCAAAGGAATCAACGGCGGAAATGTCACGAAGTCTGTGTCTTGCCATCAGAGCTTGTTTCCTTACCTATTGTATTACTGCCACTCTGTTCCTAAAGTTCGGGTTTACGAAGCAGATCTCTTGGACCCGATTTCCAAGGCGAAGATTAATCATGGAGTTGCCATCTGTCATTTAGACACGTCAGCTTGGAGTCCAACTCATGGGGCTTTTGTTGCTTTGGGTTCAGGTCCCGGTCGGATTGAGGTCTGCCACTGGATTTTCCAAAATGATATGACTTGGGCTGTGGCTGACAGATGA
- the LOC18790430 gene encoding pre-mRNA-processing factor 17 isoform X1 — MDLLRAYSDQNDEELNEPEQQNLNPSSTTSSPDASPPRLLPAKSAAPNVDDTMLALTVADGQRSLSRPIDPTQHIVGFNPTYDQLWAPIYGPSHPYAKDGIAQGMRNHKLGFVEDASIEPFVFDEQYNTFHKYGYAADPSASAGYNYVGDFEALQKNDAVSVYNIPQHEQKKRKIEKRKELEEDEGVDDDMDPEEVQNPASDVWLMKNKKSPWAGKKDGPPTELTEEQKKYAEEYAKKKGEERGGGDKGEVVVEKTTFHGKEERDYQGRSWIAPPRDAKASNDHCYIPKRLVHTWSGHTKGVSAIRFFPNYGHLILSAGMDTKVKIWDVFNTGKCMRTYMGHSKAVRDICFNNDGSKFLTASYDKNIKYWDTETGQVISTFSTGKVPYVVKLNPDEDKQNVLLAGMSDKKIVQWDMNEGKINQEYDQHLGAVNTITFVDNNRRFVTSSDDKSLRVWEFGIPVVIKYISEPHMHSMPSISLHPNSNWLAAQSMDNQILIYSTREKFQLNKKKRFAGHVVAGYACQVNFSPDGRFVMSGDGEGRCWFWDWKTCKVFRTLKCHEGVCIGAAWHPLEQSKVATCGWDGLIKYWD, encoded by the exons ATGGATCTTCTCCGAGCCTACTCTGATCAAAACGACGAAGAATTGAACGAGCCAGAGCAGCAAAACTTAAACCCTAGTTCAACAACATCGTCCCCAGACGCTTCACCGCCTCGGCTCCTCCCCGCCAAATCCGCCGCGCCCAATGTCGACGACACGATGCTGGCCCTGACGGTGGCTGATGGCCAACGGTCTTTGAGTCGGCCAATTGACCCGACCCAACACATCGTCGGCTTCAACCCCACCTACGACCAACTATGGGCCCCAATCTACGGCCCATCTCATCCCTACGCCAAGGACGGCATCGCCCAGGGCATGCGCAACCACAAGCTCGGCTTCGTTGAGGACGCCTCTATTGAACCCTTCGTCTTCGATGAGCAGTACAATACTTTTCACAAGTATGGCTACGCGGCCGACCCATCAGCCTCTGCTGGGTATAATTACGTTGGTGATTTTGAGGCCTTGCAGAAGAATGATGCCGTTTCGGTATATAACATACCCCAACACGAGCAGAAGAAGCGGAAGAtagagaagaggaaggaaTTAGAGGAAGATGAGGGTGTGGATGACGATATGGACCCAGAGGAGGTCCAAAACCCGGCCAGTGATGTGTGGTTGATGAAGAATAAGAAGAGCCCATGGGCAGGCAAGAAGGACGGTCCGCCAACGGAGCTCACAGAGGAGCAGAAGAAGTATGCCGAGGAGTATGCGAAGAAGAAAGGTGAAGAGAGAGGTGGTGGTGATAAGGGTGAGGTTGTAGTTGAAAAAACTACATTTCATGGGAAAGAAGAGAGGGATTATCAGGGCAGGTCTTGGATTGCGCCCCCTAGAGATGCTAAGGCATCTAATGATCACTGTTATATTCCAAAGAGGTTGGTGCACACTTGGAGTGGACACACAAAGGGTGTATCTGCTATTAGATTCTTCCCTAATTACGGGCATTTGATTCTCTCTGCTGGGATGGATACCAAGGTGAAAATTTGGGATGTTTTCAATACTGGTAAGTGTATGAGAACTTACATGGGTCATTCCAAGGCAGTTCGGGATATATGTTTCAATAATGATGGGAGTAAATTTCTGACTGCTAGTTATGATAAGAATATTAAGTACTGGGATACAGAAACCGGGCAAGTGATATCTACATTCTCGACCGGGAAGGTTCCATATGTGGTTAAGCTTAACCCGGATGAGGATAAGCAGAATGTGTTGTTAGCTGGGATGAGTGATAAGAAGATTGTTCAGTGGGATATGAACGAGGGAAAGATCAATCAAGAGTATGATCAACATTTGGGTGCTGTGAATACGATTACATTTGTTGATAATAACCGGAGGTTTGTTACTTCCAGTGATGACAAATCGCTTCGAGTATGGGAGTTTGGGATCCCTGTGGTTATTAAGTATATTAGTGAGCCTCACATGCATTCTATGCCATCAATTTCACTGCATCCCAATTCAAATTGGCTTGCAGCACAAAGTATGGACAATCAGATTCTGATTTATAGCACTAGAGAGAAGTTTCAGCTGaataagaagaagaggttTGCCGGGCATGTCGTTGCTGGGTATGCTTGCCAAGTCAATTTCTCGCCAGATGGACGGTTTGTTATGTCGGGTGATGGTGAAGGTCGATGCTGGTTTTGGGATTGGAAGACATGCAAAGTCTTCAGAACTCTCAAATGTCATGAGGGGGTATGCATTGGGGCTGCATGGCATCCCTTGGAGCAGAGTAAAGTTGCAACATGCGGCTGGGATGGCTTGATTAAGTATTG GGACTAG
- the LOC18792316 gene encoding uncharacterized protein LOC18792316, with protein sequence MAALAPGILLKLVNGMNTGVKPTSEHRNSLLQVTDIVPADLDEKSLWPTQGFYIKVSDSSHSIYVSLPSEHNDFVLSNKMQLGQFIYVDRLEPGSPVPVLKGAKPLPGRHPLMGTPEPLMGLRKKGERSETMSNSKTSRRGSWGTGQNGVDVGVSSPMVLKPVPLDFDQCTPIKERGGRNGSMSPMIRGRVGRDGGLNGGIRSSFGGGLLAKMAGSKGGESPALRKSCATPSMSKFPRSRSVCDREPRIPISPFNSAEKKKSSTPPPRLRNARVATSLNVAGDEQKSSNSKDTASPPQPQPGNLSNENSTSLPMNLPGRLSMLGKEAVHQRETAQKIALNALKDAKATETLVRSLKMFSNLCRTARADAPATCFDKFLEFHHQIVQEVTGMVSVQAATSASELTQTPKVKQQKDEDQDEDSSVLNEIVHNSMNSKLTLSKRRCALYKSVAAIPERNEQKTTFEKLLRSSINQKATSERKAPSTPLGKLSLETIGENDENKKPASTSFSSITNTIKLGKQIETEAGNWFMEFIEKALETGMKKTKGTTTDGDARKVPQSLILKVINWVEVEQSNSSKRPVHPKAAHVARKLRIKMKNP encoded by the exons ATGGCGGCTTTGGCACCGGGAATTCTATTGAAGCTTGTAAATGGAATGAACACAGGGGTCAAGCCCACAAGCGAGCACCGAAACTCGCTTTTGCAGGTCACAGACATTGTCCCTGCAGACCTTGACGAGAAAAGCCTCTGGCCCACGCAAGGCTTCTACATAAAAGTCTCCGATTCTTCTCACTCAATCTATGTCAGCCTTCCCTCTGAACACAATGACTTTGTTCTCAGCAACAAAATGCAACTGGGTCAGTTCATCTACGTCGACAGATTGGAGCCTGGGTCTCCGGTACCGGTCCTTAAAGGCGCAAAACCACTTCCCGGCCGGCACCCTCTGATGGGTACTCCGGAACCTTTAATGGGTCTCAGAaagaagggagagagaagTGAGACAATGTCCAATTCAAAGACTTCTAGAAGGGGGTCTTGGGGCACAGGGCAAAATGGGGTTGATGTCGGTGTTTCATCTCCCATGGTGTTAAAGCCTGTTCCTTTGGATTTTGATCAGTGTACTCCGATTAAAGAGCGTGGTGGTAGAAATGGGTCCATGTCTCCAATGATTAGGGGGCGAGTGGGAAGAGATGGAGGCTTGAATGGCGGAATCCGGAGTTCGTTTGGTGGTGGACTCTTGGCAAAGATGGCGGGTTCAAAGGGAGGTGAAAGTCCTGCACTGAGGAAAAGTTGTGCTACGCCCTCTATGTCTAAGTTTCCAAGGAGCAGAAGTGTGTGTGACAGAGAGCCAAGGATCCCAATTAGTCCCTTCAACTCAGCT gaaaaaaagaaaagctcgACTCCACCACCGCGATTACGAAATGCAAGAGTGGCAACTTCACTCAATGTGGCTGGAGATGAACAAAAATCCTCCAACTCAAAGGACACAGCTTCCCCGCCACAACCTCAGCCTGGTAATTTGAGCAATGAAAACAGCACTAGCCTCCCCATGAATTTGCCAGGACGGCTCAGCATGCTTGGCAAA GAAGCTGTGCATCAGAGAGAGACAGCTCAAAAGATTGCCCTTAATGCGCTAAAAGATGCTAAAGCTACCGAGACCTTAGTTAGATCTCTCAA GATGTTTTCCAACCTGTGCAGAACAGCTAGAGCAGATGCCCCGGCAACCTGCTTTGATAAATTCCTGGAATTCCATCACCAAATTGTCCAAGAAGTGACTGGTATGGTCTCAGTTCAAGCAGCTACTTCAGCTTCTGAGTTGACTCAGACTCCAAAGGTTAAGCAGCAGAAAGACGAAGATCAAGATGAAGACTCTTCAGTCTTAAACGAAATCGTTCACAACTCCATGAACTCAAAATTAACCTTATCGAAGAGAAGGTGCGCCTTGTACAAGTCAGTTGCAGCCATTCCAGAAAGAAACGAACAGAAGACGACTTTTGAGAAGCTCCTGAGGAGCTCTATAAATCAAAAGGCAACTTCAGAAAGAAAAGCACCATCCACTCCACTTGGAAAGCTGAGTCTTGAAACCATTGGTGAGAAtgatgaaaacaagaaaccagCTTCTACCAGTTTTAGCAGCATAACCAATACAATCAAATTGGGCAAGCAGATTGAAACAGAAGCTGGGAACTGGTTCATGGAGTTTATAGAGAAGGCTCTGGAGACAGGCATGAAGAAAACCAAAGGCACAACAACAGATGGGGATGCAAGGAAAGTACCTCAGTCTCTCATACTTAAGGTGATTAATTGGGTGGAAGTAGAACAAAGCAATAGCAGTAAGCGGCCGGTTCATCCGAAAGCTGCACATGTAGCTCGAAAGTTGAGGATCAAGATGAAGAATCCTTGA
- the LOC18790901 gene encoding protein NUCLEAR FUSION DEFECTIVE 6, chloroplastic/mitochondrial gives MAANCARRTLQFSSSSAKTLLCSTPSSPFASKASNLIELTAVKSTSASRLAAQKLKLSRFPVELAGVQSLIPLHSATASALFTSLLSLHNNSWGCLSEGFATPL, from the exons ATGGCGGCTAACTGTGCGAGACGAACCCTacaattttcttcatcttctgcaAAAACCCTTTTGTGCAGTACACCATCTTCACCTTTCGCCTCCAAAGCTTCTAACCTTATCGAACTTACTGCCGTCAAGTCCACTTCTGCTTCGCGACTCGCTGCTCAGAAGCTCAAGTTATCAAG ATTTCCTGTGGAGTTGGCTGGTGTGCAGTCATTGATCCCATTGCATAGTGCTACTGCTTCTGCCTTGTTCACTTCGCTCCTGTCTTTGCACAATAACAGCTGGGGATGCCTATCAGAAG GTTTTGCAACTCCTCTATAG
- the LOC18790430 gene encoding pre-mRNA-processing factor 17 isoform X2, which produces MDLLRAYSDQNDEELNEPEQQNLNPSSTTSSPDASPPRLLPAKSAAPNVDDTMLALTVADGQRSLSRPIDPTQHIVGFNPTYDQLWAPIYGPSHPYAKDGIAQGMRNHKLGFVEDASIEPFVFDEQYNTFHKYGYAADPSASAGYNYVGDFEALQKNDAVSVYNIPQHEQKKRKIEKRKELEEDEGVDDDMDPEEVQNPASDVWLMKNKKSPWAGKKDGPPTELTEEQKKYAEEYAKKKGEERGGGDKGEVVVEKTTFHGKEERDYQGRSWIAPPRDAKASNDHCYIPKRLVHTWSGHTKGVSAIRFFPNYGHLILSAGMDTKVKIWDVFNTGKCMRTYMGHSKAVRDICFNNDGSKFLTASYDKNIKYWDTETGQVISTFSTGKVPYVVKLNPDEDKQNVLLAGMSDKKIVQWDMNEGKINQEYDQHLGAVNTITFVDNNRRFVTSSDDKSLRVWEFGIPVVIKYISEPHMHSMPSISLHPNSNWLAAQSMDNQILIYSTREKFQLNKKKRFAGHVVAGYACQVNFSPDGRFVMSGDGEGRCWFWDWKTCKVFRTLKCHEGVCIGAAWHPLEQSKVATCGWDGLIKYW; this is translated from the coding sequence ATGGATCTTCTCCGAGCCTACTCTGATCAAAACGACGAAGAATTGAACGAGCCAGAGCAGCAAAACTTAAACCCTAGTTCAACAACATCGTCCCCAGACGCTTCACCGCCTCGGCTCCTCCCCGCCAAATCCGCCGCGCCCAATGTCGACGACACGATGCTGGCCCTGACGGTGGCTGATGGCCAACGGTCTTTGAGTCGGCCAATTGACCCGACCCAACACATCGTCGGCTTCAACCCCACCTACGACCAACTATGGGCCCCAATCTACGGCCCATCTCATCCCTACGCCAAGGACGGCATCGCCCAGGGCATGCGCAACCACAAGCTCGGCTTCGTTGAGGACGCCTCTATTGAACCCTTCGTCTTCGATGAGCAGTACAATACTTTTCACAAGTATGGCTACGCGGCCGACCCATCAGCCTCTGCTGGGTATAATTACGTTGGTGATTTTGAGGCCTTGCAGAAGAATGATGCCGTTTCGGTATATAACATACCCCAACACGAGCAGAAGAAGCGGAAGAtagagaagaggaaggaaTTAGAGGAAGATGAGGGTGTGGATGACGATATGGACCCAGAGGAGGTCCAAAACCCGGCCAGTGATGTGTGGTTGATGAAGAATAAGAAGAGCCCATGGGCAGGCAAGAAGGACGGTCCGCCAACGGAGCTCACAGAGGAGCAGAAGAAGTATGCCGAGGAGTATGCGAAGAAGAAAGGTGAAGAGAGAGGTGGTGGTGATAAGGGTGAGGTTGTAGTTGAAAAAACTACATTTCATGGGAAAGAAGAGAGGGATTATCAGGGCAGGTCTTGGATTGCGCCCCCTAGAGATGCTAAGGCATCTAATGATCACTGTTATATTCCAAAGAGGTTGGTGCACACTTGGAGTGGACACACAAAGGGTGTATCTGCTATTAGATTCTTCCCTAATTACGGGCATTTGATTCTCTCTGCTGGGATGGATACCAAGGTGAAAATTTGGGATGTTTTCAATACTGGTAAGTGTATGAGAACTTACATGGGTCATTCCAAGGCAGTTCGGGATATATGTTTCAATAATGATGGGAGTAAATTTCTGACTGCTAGTTATGATAAGAATATTAAGTACTGGGATACAGAAACCGGGCAAGTGATATCTACATTCTCGACCGGGAAGGTTCCATATGTGGTTAAGCTTAACCCGGATGAGGATAAGCAGAATGTGTTGTTAGCTGGGATGAGTGATAAGAAGATTGTTCAGTGGGATATGAACGAGGGAAAGATCAATCAAGAGTATGATCAACATTTGGGTGCTGTGAATACGATTACATTTGTTGATAATAACCGGAGGTTTGTTACTTCCAGTGATGACAAATCGCTTCGAGTATGGGAGTTTGGGATCCCTGTGGTTATTAAGTATATTAGTGAGCCTCACATGCATTCTATGCCATCAATTTCACTGCATCCCAATTCAAATTGGCTTGCAGCACAAAGTATGGACAATCAGATTCTGATTTATAGCACTAGAGAGAAGTTTCAGCTGaataagaagaagaggttTGCCGGGCATGTCGTTGCTGGGTATGCTTGCCAAGTCAATTTCTCGCCAGATGGACGGTTTGTTATGTCGGGTGATGGTGAAGGTCGATGCTGGTTTTGGGATTGGAAGACATGCAAAGTCTTCAGAACTCTCAAATGTCATGAGGGGGTATGCATTGGGGCTGCATGGCATCCCTTGGAGCAGAGTAAAGTTGCAACATGCGGCTGGGATGGCTTGATTAAGTATTGGTAA